Proteins found in one Pseudomonas sp. P8_241 genomic segment:
- a CDS encoding ABC transporter substrate-binding protein gives MQNYKKVFLAAAVTLAFSAGAMAETLKMGIEAAYPPFNNKDASGNVVGFDKEIGDALCAKMKVECTVVTSDWDGIIPALNAKKFDFLISSMSITDERKQAVDFTDPYYSNKLQFIAPKNVDFKTDKAALKGKIIGAQRATLAGTFLEDTYGNDITIKLYDTQENAYLDLTSGRLDGILADKYVNYEWLKSDAGRSYEFKGDPVEESDKIGIAVRKGDPIRAKLNDALKEIVADGTYKKINDKYFPFSIY, from the coding sequence ATGCAGAACTACAAAAAGGTCTTCCTGGCTGCCGCCGTCACCCTGGCCTTCAGCGCCGGGGCCATGGCTGAAACGCTGAAGATGGGCATCGAAGCGGCCTACCCGCCGTTCAACAACAAGGATGCCAGCGGCAACGTCGTCGGCTTCGACAAGGAAATCGGCGACGCCCTGTGCGCCAAGATGAAAGTCGAGTGCACCGTCGTCACCTCCGACTGGGATGGCATCATCCCGGCCCTGAACGCCAAGAAGTTCGACTTCCTGATCTCCTCGATGTCGATCACCGACGAGCGCAAGCAAGCGGTGGACTTCACCGACCCGTACTACTCCAACAAGCTGCAATTCATCGCGCCGAAAAACGTCGACTTCAAAACCGATAAAGCAGCGCTCAAAGGCAAGATCATCGGTGCCCAGCGCGCGACCCTGGCCGGTACCTTCCTTGAAGACACCTATGGTAACGACATCACCATCAAGCTGTACGACACCCAGGAAAACGCCTACCTCGACCTGACTTCCGGTCGTCTGGACGGCATCCTGGCTGACAAGTACGTCAACTACGAGTGGCTGAAAAGCGACGCCGGCCGTTCCTACGAATTCAAGGGCGATCCCGTGGAAGAAAGCGACAAGATCGGTATTGCTGTACGTAAAGGCGACCCGATCCGCGCCAAACTCAACGATGCGCTGAAAGAAATCGTCGCTGACGGCACCTACAAGAAGATCAACGACAAGTACTTCCCGTTCAGCATCTATTGA
- a CDS encoding ABC transporter permease, with translation MIIDLYGFGPALAAGALMTVKLALSALCLGLVLGLLGALAKTSPYKPLQWLGGTYSTLVRGIPELLWVLLIYFGTVNLMRALGEFFGNPDLELNAFAAGVIALGLCFGAYATEVFRGAILAIPKGHREAGVALGLSKFRIFTKLIMPQMWRIALPGLGNLFMILMKDTALVSVIGLEEIMRHAQIGVTVSKQPFTFYMVAAFMYLGLTVLAMTGMHFLEKRAARGFARSTQ, from the coding sequence ATGATTATCGACCTCTACGGATTCGGCCCGGCGCTCGCCGCTGGCGCGCTGATGACTGTGAAACTGGCACTCTCGGCCCTGTGCCTGGGGCTGGTGCTCGGTCTGCTCGGCGCCTTGGCCAAGACTTCCCCGTACAAGCCGCTGCAATGGCTTGGCGGTACTTATTCGACCCTGGTGCGCGGCATCCCGGAATTGCTCTGGGTGCTGTTGATCTACTTCGGCACGGTCAACCTGATGCGTGCCCTGGGCGAGTTCTTCGGCAACCCCGACCTGGAACTCAATGCCTTCGCCGCCGGTGTGATTGCACTGGGCCTGTGCTTCGGCGCCTACGCCACGGAAGTGTTTCGCGGTGCGATCCTCGCCATTCCCAAAGGCCATCGTGAAGCCGGCGTAGCCCTGGGCCTGTCGAAATTTCGCATCTTCACCAAACTGATCATGCCGCAGATGTGGCGCATCGCCCTGCCCGGCCTGGGCAACCTGTTCATGATCCTGATGAAAGACACCGCACTGGTATCGGTGATCGGCCTGGAAGAAATCATGCGTCACGCACAAATCGGCGTGACCGTCTCCAAACAACCGTTCACCTTCTATATGGTGGCCGCGTTCATGTACCTGGGCCTGACGGTTCTCGCCATGACCGGCATGCACTTCCTGGAAAAACGTGCCGCTCGCGGCTTCGCGAGGAGCACCCAATGA
- a CDS encoding alpha/beta fold hydrolase encodes MSLQETPPLAPTHIELTLPIPEPGKSFKEAAPDGFILGGFTWRHAAQDIARPVVIINAATSVRCRHYSRFADYLFANGFDVITYDYRGIGESRAGSLKGLEASWSDWGALDFEAMLKRAQREFAGQPVDVVGHSFGGCAAGLGASGHLIRRLVTVGAQFAYWRDYAPAHRWRMFGKWHVLMPLVTRVCGYFPGKRLGWLEDTPAGVVRDWSTPTDRYEKRPSSRVLHATVGRLPFAAVTAQILAISISDDPYGTIPAIERLLSYFTGSSNTHLRIAPEDIGEQEVGHFAFFRSAYQATLWPIALSWLQNGELAPDTPGRTVPRS; translated from the coding sequence ATGAGTTTGCAGGAAACGCCGCCACTGGCCCCCACCCACATCGAGTTGACGCTACCGATTCCCGAACCCGGCAAGTCGTTCAAGGAAGCGGCACCGGATGGCTTCATCCTTGGTGGCTTCACCTGGCGCCACGCCGCTCAAGACATTGCCCGCCCGGTCGTGATCATCAACGCCGCCACCTCAGTCCGTTGCCGCCATTACTCGCGCTTCGCCGACTACCTGTTCGCCAACGGTTTCGACGTCATCACCTATGACTACCGCGGTATCGGCGAATCGCGTGCGGGATCTCTAAAAGGGCTTGAGGCTTCATGGAGCGATTGGGGAGCGCTGGACTTCGAGGCGATGCTCAAGCGCGCACAGCGGGAGTTTGCGGGGCAGCCTGTGGATGTCGTCGGTCACAGCTTTGGCGGCTGTGCGGCGGGCCTGGGAGCATCCGGGCATCTGATCCGTCGCCTGGTGACCGTCGGCGCGCAATTCGCCTACTGGCGCGACTACGCGCCCGCCCATCGTTGGCGGATGTTCGGCAAATGGCATGTGCTGATGCCGCTGGTGACAAGGGTTTGCGGCTACTTCCCCGGCAAGCGTCTCGGCTGGCTGGAAGACACACCGGCTGGTGTCGTTCGAGACTGGAGTACGCCGACCGATCGATACGAGAAGCGCCCCAGCAGCCGCGTGCTCCACGCAACCGTCGGTCGCCTGCCCTTCGCTGCCGTGACCGCGCAAATCCTCGCCATCAGCATCAGCGACGATCCCTACGGCACGATTCCGGCCATTGAACGCTTGCTGAGCTACTTCACCGGCAGCTCAAACACCCACTTGCGCATCGCTCCTGAAGACATCGGCGAACAAGAAGTCGGACATTTCGCCTTTTTTCGCAGCGCATACCAAGCCACACTATGGCCCATTGCACTGTCCTGGCTGCAAAACGGCGAACTGGCCCCCGACACACCCGGGCGGACAGTACCGCGCAGCTGA
- the gabP gene encoding GABA permease, producing the protein MSSTQSSNGLEQGLKPRHVTMLSIAGVIGAGLFVGSGHAIAAAGPAVLLAYAAAGMLVVLVMRMLGEMAVASPDTGSFSTYADRSIGHWAGFTIGWLYWWFWVLVIPLEANAAATILHAWFPGVDIWAFALVITMLLTVTNLFSVKNYGEFEFWFALIKVLAIIGFIVLGIMAIFGFMPNSQVSGVSHLFDTQGFLPNGMGAVLGAILTTMFSFMGTEIVTIAAAESKDPGKQISKATNSVIWRIGLFYLVSIFIVVALVPWNDPILASVGSYQTVLDRMGIPNAKMIVDIVVLVAVTSCLNSALYTSSRMLFSLGKRGDAPAVSTRTNKSGTPYWAVMMSTGAAFLATFANYVAPAAVFEFLLASSGAIALLVYLVIAISQLRMRKQRMARGEKIVFSMWLFPGLTYAVIVFIVAALTIMLFQDAHRVEILATGLLSLMVVAAGLLVSRRRKLEKRGAVVLN; encoded by the coding sequence ATGAGCAGTACCCAAAGCTCTAATGGCCTCGAACAGGGGCTCAAACCGCGCCACGTGACCATGCTGTCGATTGCCGGCGTTATCGGCGCCGGCCTGTTCGTCGGCTCGGGTCACGCCATCGCTGCTGCCGGTCCGGCTGTTCTGTTGGCGTACGCCGCCGCCGGTATGCTGGTGGTATTGGTGATGCGCATGCTCGGCGAAATGGCCGTTGCCTCGCCGGACACTGGTTCGTTTTCGACTTACGCCGACCGCTCGATCGGTCACTGGGCCGGTTTCACCATCGGCTGGTTGTACTGGTGGTTCTGGGTTCTGGTGATCCCGCTGGAAGCCAACGCCGCTGCGACCATCCTGCATGCCTGGTTCCCGGGTGTAGACATCTGGGCCTTCGCCCTGGTCATCACGATGCTGCTGACGGTGACCAACCTTTTCAGTGTGAAGAACTACGGTGAGTTTGAGTTCTGGTTCGCCTTGATCAAAGTGTTGGCCATCATCGGTTTCATTGTTCTGGGCATCATGGCGATCTTCGGCTTCATGCCGAACAGTCAGGTCAGCGGTGTTTCGCACCTGTTTGACACCCAAGGCTTCCTGCCAAACGGCATGGGCGCAGTGTTGGGCGCGATCCTGACCACCATGTTCTCCTTCATGGGCACCGAGATCGTGACCATCGCGGCCGCGGAATCGAAAGATCCGGGCAAGCAAATCTCCAAGGCCACCAATTCGGTGATCTGGCGGATCGGCTTGTTCTACCTCGTATCGATCTTCATCGTTGTGGCTCTGGTGCCATGGAACGACCCGATTCTGGCCAGCGTCGGCTCCTACCAGACTGTGCTTGACCGCATGGGCATTCCAAACGCCAAGATGATCGTCGACATTGTGGTACTGGTTGCTGTGACCAGCTGCTTGAACTCGGCGCTCTACACCTCGTCGCGCATGCTGTTTTCCCTGGGCAAGCGTGGCGATGCGCCGGCGGTGTCCACGCGCACCAACAAAAGCGGCACGCCTTACTGGGCGGTGATGATGTCCACTGGCGCAGCGTTCCTGGCGACCTTCGCCAACTACGTGGCCCCGGCGGCAGTGTTCGAATTCCTGCTGGCCAGTTCTGGCGCCATTGCGCTGCTGGTGTACCTGGTGATTGCGATCTCGCAGCTGCGTATGCGCAAGCAGCGTATGGCTCGCGGTGAGAAAATCGTCTTCAGCATGTGGTTGTTCCCGGGGCTGACCTACGCGGTGATCGTATTCATCGTTGCGGCCCTGACCATCATGTTGTTCCAGGATGCCCATCGTGTGGAAATCCTCGCGACCGGTCTGCTGAGCCTGATGGTTGTCGCTGCCGGCTTGCTGGTATCACGCCGTCGAAAACTGGAGAAACGTGGCGCGGTCGTGCTGAACTGA
- a CDS encoding ABC transporter ATP-binding protein yields MAEATPALEIRNLHKRYGSLEVLKGISLTARDGDVISILGSSGSGKSTFLRCINLLENPHQGQILVAGEELKLKAAKNGELVAADGKQINRLRSEIGFVFQNFNLWPHMSVLDNIIEAPRRVLGQSKAEAIEVAEALLAKVGIADKRHAYPAQLSGGQQQRAAIARTLAMQPKVILFDEPTSALDPEMVQEVLNVIRALAEEGRTMLLVTHEMGFARQVSSEVVFLHQGLVEEQGPPQQVFENPLSARCKQFMSSNR; encoded by the coding sequence ATGGCTGAGGCCACGCCCGCGCTTGAAATCCGCAACTTGCACAAACGCTACGGTTCGCTGGAGGTGCTCAAAGGCATCTCGCTGACCGCCCGCGACGGCGACGTGATCTCGATCCTGGGTTCTTCCGGTTCCGGCAAGTCCACGTTCCTGCGTTGCATCAACCTGCTGGAAAACCCGCATCAGGGCCAGATCCTGGTGGCCGGCGAAGAACTCAAGCTCAAAGCCGCGAAAAACGGCGAACTGGTTGCCGCTGACGGCAAGCAGATCAATCGCCTGCGCAGCGAAATCGGTTTTGTGTTTCAAAACTTTAACCTGTGGCCGCACATGAGCGTGCTCGACAACATCATCGAGGCGCCGCGCCGCGTGCTTGGCCAGAGCAAGGCCGAAGCCATCGAAGTCGCCGAAGCCCTGCTGGCCAAGGTCGGCATCGCCGACAAGCGCCACGCCTACCCGGCGCAATTGTCCGGTGGCCAGCAGCAACGCGCGGCCATCGCCCGCACGCTGGCCATGCAGCCCAAGGTCATCCTGTTCGACGAGCCCACCTCCGCGCTTGACCCGGAAATGGTCCAGGAAGTACTTAATGTCATCCGCGCACTGGCCGAGGAAGGCCGCACCATGTTGCTCGTGACCCACGAAATGGGCTTCGCCCGTCAGGTCTCCAGCGAAGTGGTGTTCCTTCACCAAGGCCTGGTAGAAGAGCAAGGACCGCCACAGCAGGTGTTTGAAAACCCGCTTTCGGCGCGCTGCAAACAATTCATGTCCAGCAACCGCTAA
- a CDS encoding ABC transporter permease gives MNWEVIIKWLPKLAQGATLTLELVAIAVIAGLLLAIPLGIARSSRLWWVRAFPYGYIFFFRGTPLLVQLFLVYYGLAQFDAVRNSSMWPYLRDPFWCATATMTLHTAAYIAEILRGAIQAIPPGEIEAARALGMSKPKALFYIILPRAARIGLPAYSNEVILMLKASALASTVTLLELTGMARTIIARTYLPVEIFFAAGMFYLVMAYVLVRGFKLLERWLRVDACQGR, from the coding sequence ATGAACTGGGAAGTCATCATCAAGTGGCTGCCGAAGCTGGCCCAGGGCGCAACCCTGACCCTGGAGCTGGTGGCCATCGCCGTGATCGCCGGTTTGCTGCTGGCGATTCCACTGGGCATCGCCCGCTCGTCGCGTCTGTGGTGGGTGCGGGCATTTCCCTACGGCTACATCTTCTTTTTCCGTGGCACGCCGTTGCTGGTTCAGCTGTTCCTGGTCTACTACGGCCTGGCGCAGTTCGATGCGGTCCGTAACAGCTCGATGTGGCCGTACCTGCGTGATCCGTTCTGGTGCGCCACGGCGACCATGACGTTGCACACTGCGGCCTATATCGCCGAGATCCTGCGCGGCGCCATTCAGGCGATTCCACCGGGCGAGATCGAAGCAGCCCGAGCATTGGGTATGTCCAAACCCAAGGCGCTGTTCTACATCATCCTGCCACGCGCCGCGCGCATCGGCCTGCCGGCCTACAGCAACGAAGTGATCCTGATGCTCAAGGCCAGCGCCCTGGCCAGTACCGTGACGTTGCTGGAGCTGACCGGCATGGCTCGCACCATCATTGCCCGGACCTACCTGCCGGTGGAGATCTTCTTCGCCGCGGGCATGTTCTACCTGGTGATGGCTTATGTGCTGGTACGCGGCTTCAAGTTGCTGGAGCGCTGGTTGCGCGTCGATGCCTGCCAGGGGCGTTGA
- a CDS encoding methyltransferase, protein MPARGVDSRVLTGEHLLARFTALDAFLTEHQALWKPRPFTYLNLPWEASYPELAAWLRGRSLDEAESAHNHPDLLNAPEPFASLAAMSVALSAVDKLPAHTLEAAGHRLNVDVPGRKWQQIEAFASRLQFSNTPRHWLDWCSGKGYLGRRLLQPGQQLTCLEYDPALVASGQALSQRHHLHALHVEQDVLATDAASLLQAEHTPVALHACGDLHVRLIQLASAAGCKQLAIAPCCYNRTTLPEYSPVSLIAQGSHLQLSLDDLALPMSETVTAGARVRRQRDTSMARRLGFDLLQRQLRGIDEYLPTPSLPTAWLEKPLSEYCHHLAALKELSTIGPQDWTALEAAGWQRLAQVRNLELLRGLFRRPLELWLVLDRALFLEEKGYTVRLGTFCETPLTPRNFLLLAERA, encoded by the coding sequence ATGCCTGCCAGGGGCGTTGATTCCCGCGTGTTGACGGGCGAGCACCTACTCGCCCGTTTCACCGCGCTGGATGCTTTTCTCACCGAGCATCAAGCGCTGTGGAAGCCACGACCGTTCACATATCTGAACCTTCCCTGGGAAGCCTCCTACCCGGAATTGGCCGCTTGGCTTCGCGGTCGTTCGCTGGACGAAGCGGAAAGCGCCCACAACCATCCAGACCTTCTGAACGCACCAGAACCTTTCGCTTCGCTGGCAGCGATGTCCGTTGCGTTGAGCGCTGTGGATAAATTGCCTGCCCATACGCTTGAAGCCGCAGGCCATCGATTGAACGTCGACGTACCGGGGCGTAAATGGCAGCAGATCGAGGCGTTTGCCAGTCGGTTGCAGTTTTCGAATACGCCCAGGCATTGGCTGGATTGGTGCTCAGGCAAAGGGTATCTGGGCCGACGCCTGCTGCAACCGGGCCAACAACTGACGTGCCTGGAATACGACCCGGCACTGGTCGCCAGCGGTCAGGCGCTGAGTCAACGCCATCACCTGCATGCGTTGCACGTCGAGCAAGATGTACTCGCCACCGACGCGGCTTCGCTTTTACAGGCCGAACACACGCCCGTCGCCCTGCACGCCTGCGGTGACTTGCACGTGCGCCTGATCCAGCTCGCCAGCGCCGCAGGCTGCAAACAACTCGCCATCGCCCCGTGCTGCTACAACCGGACCACCCTGCCGGAATATTCACCGGTTTCTCTTATCGCCCAAGGCTCCCACCTCCAGCTGTCGCTTGATGATCTGGCGTTGCCAATGAGTGAAACGGTCACCGCCGGTGCCCGAGTCAGACGTCAGCGCGACACCTCAATGGCCCGACGCCTGGGCTTCGACCTGCTACAACGGCAACTGCGCGGTATTGACGAGTACCTGCCAACCCCCTCCCTGCCGACAGCCTGGCTGGAAAAACCCCTCTCCGAGTACTGCCATCATCTGGCCGCACTCAAAGAGTTATCCACAATTGGTCCGCAGGATTGGACAGCGCTCGAAGCGGCAGGCTGGCAACGACTGGCGCAAGTGCGCAACCTCGAGTTGCTGCGCGGACTTTTCCGACGTCCGCTGGAGCTTTGGCTCGTCCTCGACCGGGCACTTTTCCTTGAAGAGAAGGGATACACCGTTCGCCTCGGCACCTTCTGCGAAACCCCGCTCACGCCGCGTAATTTCCTGCTTTTGGCTGAGCGCGCTTAA